In Bacillota bacterium, one DNA window encodes the following:
- a CDS encoding PadR family transcriptional regulator, with translation MLKGVLDGIVLAIISQGETYGYEIAKKLYAMGFEDLAQATVYALLLRLEKNNLVFVSKKPSKKGPPRKFYTLNGRGFEELTSFWARWDFLSERIQILRNNGGEDSELQSRNQEKN, from the coding sequence ATGCTAAAGGGCGTGCTTGATGGGATAGTGCTGGCAATCATCAGTCAAGGTGAAACATATGGGTATGAAATAGCTAAGAAACTTTATGCAATGGGTTTTGAAGACCTTGCCCAGGCGACTGTGTATGCATTGTTGTTGCGGCTGGAAAAAAATAATTTGGTATTTGTATCGAAAAAACCTTCAAAAAAAGGTCCACCAAGAAAGTTTTACACCCTTAATGGGCGGGGGTTTGAAGAATTAACCTCCTTTTGGGCCAGGTGGGATTTCCTAAGTGAACGTATTCAAATATTAAGAAACAACGGGGGTGAGGATAGTGAACTTCAATCAAGAAACCAGGAAAAAAATTGA
- a CDS encoding MBL fold metallo-hydrolase, translating into MLIDAGYPLFLNNKPIDDSVASLGPKALLELGVLPDIKGLYIWDSPGFDGVVISHAHIDHYGLLKFVNPSIPIYLSAGTLKLIEISKLFHLIDKIILENYDFKMFRMYEPFSIGTFRIMPYLMDHSAFDAAAFEISSFGKTILYTGDFRGHGRKGICLDRFINGATKGADILLTEGTLLGRQDEEVLTEQELEEQIVKKAKGFAGPVLFQSSSQNIDRLVSFYRVALRLGRVFVVDIYTANVLYELRQLGNKLPYPSTAYKNIRVFYPYRLTQKIFNEIGEKYAKRFSAFHISKNKLKEQEENIIMAVRPSMKRDIEITGLKNGLFLYSMWSGYRNSDYQKRFESYLIQAGFVMHQLHTSGHASIADIIKLITKLDPKKVVPIHTMVPDAFAAIADQVVLIEDGKMFNV; encoded by the coding sequence ATGTTGATCGATGCCGGTTACCCGCTGTTCCTCAACAACAAACCCATTGACGATTCCGTGGCATCGCTAGGCCCAAAAGCTCTGCTTGAACTTGGTGTGTTGCCCGATATTAAGGGTTTATATATTTGGGATAGCCCAGGGTTTGATGGGGTTGTTATTTCTCATGCCCATATTGATCATTATGGGTTACTTAAGTTTGTTAACCCGTCAATCCCCATTTACCTTTCGGCGGGCACCTTAAAACTCATAGAGATTTCCAAGCTCTTTCATTTGATAGACAAGATTATTCTCGAGAATTATGATTTCAAGATGTTTAGAATGTATGAACCGTTTTCTATTGGGACCTTCAGAATTATGCCATATCTGATGGACCATTCGGCCTTTGATGCGGCGGCATTTGAGATATCGAGCTTTGGAAAAACTATTCTTTATACGGGGGATTTTCGTGGGCACGGGCGAAAAGGTATCTGTTTGGATAGATTCATCAATGGTGCCACGAAAGGTGCCGATATACTTTTAACAGAAGGAACGCTGTTGGGGCGGCAGGATGAAGAAGTGTTAACAGAGCAGGAACTTGAGGAACAGATCGTCAAAAAGGCTAAGGGGTTTGCAGGCCCAGTTTTATTTCAATCATCAAGTCAAAACATAGACCGCCTTGTCAGTTTTTATAGGGTGGCTTTACGGCTGGGCAGGGTTTTTGTTGTTGATATATACACTGCCAATGTTCTTTATGAGCTTCGCCAGCTTGGGAACAAGCTTCCCTACCCCTCAACGGCGTACAAAAATATAAGAGTGTTTTATCCTTATCGATTAACCCAAAAGATATTTAACGAAATCGGGGAAAAATATGCGAAGCGGTTTTCGGCATTTCATATCTCCAAAAACAAACTAAAGGAGCAAGAAGAAAATATCATTATGGCTGTGCGGCCTTCAATGAAAAGGGATATAGAAATAACGGGGTTAAAAAACGGATTATTTCTGTACTCTATGTGGAGCGGGTATCGTAACAGTGATTATCAGAAAAGGTTTGAGAGTTACTTAATTCAGGCTGGCTTTGTTATGCACCAACTGCACACAAGTGGACATGCGTCTATTGCGGATATAATAAAATTGATCACAAAACTTGACCCTAAAAAGGTAGTACCTATTCACACAATGGTCCCTGATGCCTTTGCCGCAATTGCAGATCAAGTTGTCCTTATTGAAGATGGCAAGATGTTTAATGTTTAG